The Carassius auratus strain Wakin linkage group LG49B, ASM336829v1, whole genome shotgun sequence genome includes a window with the following:
- the vapa gene encoding vesicle-associated membrane protein-associated protein A yields MSRLEQVLILDPSSDLRFRGPFTDVVTANLKLKNPSDRRVCFKVKTTAPRRYCVRPNSGVIDPGSTVTVSVMLQPFEYDPNEKSKHKFMVQSILVPAGASDLEALWKDARPDDLMDSKLRCVFEMPSDNEKTIETEAAVNVSSGARATDDTEMKKLMEECKRLQTELGRLLDENHQLKDEGLRMRKVNQLDSSVSRSSAVMQSKEPSSRSLPSLLVVIAAIFIGFFLGKFVL; encoded by the exons ATGTCCAGACTGGAGCAGGTTCTGATCCTCGACCCGTCGAGTGACCTCCGCTTCAGAG GACCCTTCACTGATGTGGTGACCGCTAACCTGAAGCTGAAGAACCCGTCCGACAGAAGAGTATGCTTCAAAGTGAAGACCACAGCTCCTCGCCGTTACTGTGTGCGGCCCAACAGCGGCGTGATCGACCCCGGCTCCACCGTCACCGTCTCAG TCATGCTGCAGCCCTTTGAGTACGACCCGAACGAGAAGAGCAAGCACAAGTTCATGGTGCAGTCCATCCTGGTGCCAGCCGGCGCGAGCGACCTGGAAGCCTTG TGGAAAGATGCCAGACCGGACGACCTGATGGACTCCAAGCTGCGCTGCGTGTTTGAGATGCCCTCAGACAACGAGAAGacg ATCGAGACGGAGGCTGCTGTGAACGTCTCGTCAGGAGCCAGAGCCACAGACGACACCGAGATGAAGAAACTGATGGAGGAGTGTAAGAGACTGCAGACGGAGCTGGGGAGACTGCTGGACGAGAACCACCAGCTCAAG GACGAAGGGCTGAGGATGAGGAAGGTCAATCAGTTGGACAGCTCTGTGTCCAGGTCTTCGGCGGTGATGCAGAGTAAAGAGCCGTCCTCCAGATCTCTGCCGTCTCTGCTGGTGGTCATCGCTGCCATCTTCATCGGGTTCTTCCTCGGGAAGTTTGTCTTGTAG